Proteins encoded by one window of Enterobacter hormaechei subsp. xiangfangensis:
- a CDS encoding NAD-dependent epimerase/dehydratase family protein yields MKVLVTGATSGLGRNAVEFLRNKGISVRATGRNEAMGKLLQKMGAEFVHADLTELVSSQAKVMLAGIDTLWHCSSFTSPWGTQEAFDLANVRATRRLGEWAVAWGVRNFIHISSPSLYFDYHHHRDIQEDFRPARFACEFARSKAAGEEVIDLLAQSNPHTRFTVLRPQSLFGPHDKVFIPRLAQMMHHYGSVLLPRGGDALVDMTYYENAVHAMWLASQPECDKLVSGRAYNITNGEPCTLRSIVQRLIDELKIDCRIRSVPYPMLDMIARSMERFGSKSAKEPALTHYGVSKLNFDFTLDISRAENELGYKPIVSLDEGIVRTAAWLRDHGKLHR; encoded by the coding sequence ATGAAGGTACTGGTTACCGGGGCGACCAGCGGCTTAGGCCGAAATGCGGTCGAGTTTCTGCGCAACAAAGGCATCAGCGTGAGGGCCACCGGTCGCAATGAGGCGATGGGTAAGCTCCTGCAAAAAATGGGCGCTGAATTTGTCCATGCCGATCTGACGGAGCTGGTCTCCTCTCAGGCCAAGGTGATGCTCGCCGGTATCGATACGCTGTGGCACTGCTCCAGTTTTACCTCCCCGTGGGGTACCCAGGAAGCCTTTGATCTCGCCAACGTGCGCGCCACGCGCCGTCTGGGTGAATGGGCCGTCGCCTGGGGCGTGCGTAACTTTATTCATATTTCCTCTCCGTCGCTCTATTTCGACTATCACCACCATCGTGATATTCAGGAAGATTTCCGCCCGGCGCGCTTTGCCTGTGAGTTTGCCCGCAGTAAAGCGGCGGGCGAAGAGGTGATCGACCTGCTGGCCCAGTCAAACCCGCACACCCGCTTTACCGTGCTGCGTCCGCAGAGCCTGTTTGGGCCGCACGACAAAGTCTTTATCCCGCGACTGGCCCAGATGATGCATCACTACGGCAGCGTGCTGTTACCGCGCGGTGGCGATGCGCTGGTGGACATGACCTATTACGAAAATGCCGTTCACGCCATGTGGCTGGCGAGCCAGCCGGAATGCGATAAGCTGGTGTCGGGGCGCGCGTATAACATCACTAACGGCGAACCCTGTACCCTGCGCAGCATTGTGCAAAGGCTAATTGACGAATTAAAAATCGACTGCCGGATCCGTTCCGTTCCCTACCCAATGCTGGACATGATTGCCCGCAGCATGGAACGTTTTGGCAGCAAATCGGCGAAAGAGCCTGCGCTGACGCATTACGGTGTGTCGAAGCTCAACTTTGATTTTACGCTGGATATTTCTCGGGCGGAGAACGAGCTGGGATATAAACCGATTGTCTCGCTGGATGAAGGGATAGTGCGTACGGCGGCGTGGTTACGGGATCACGGGAAGTTGCACCGGTAA
- a CDS encoding SDR family oxidoreductase codes for MPQRILVLGASGYIGQHLTTALSQQGHQVLAAARNTERLQKLHLPGVTCHNVDLNWPKALPALLEGVDTLYYLVHSMGEGGDFIAHERQVAMNVRDALRQTPVKQVIFLSSLQAPENEQSDHLRARQLTAETLRSARIPVTELRAGIIVGAGSAAFEVMRDMVYNLPVLTPPRWVRSRTTPIALENLLHYLVALLDHPAEQHRVLEAAGPEVLSYQAQFEHFMRVSGRRRWLIPIPFPTRWISVWFLNVITSVPPTTAKALIQGLKHDLLADDRALRALIPQELIRFDDAVRNTLKEEEKLVNSSDWGYDAQAFARWRPEYGYYPKQAGCTVKTTASLAALWEVVNQIGGKERYFFGNILWQTRGALDLLVGHRLAKGRPAHPWLKVGDTVDSWKVIIVEPEKQLALLFGMKAPGLGRLCFTLKDKGDHRELDVRAWWHPHGMPGLFYWLLMIPAHLFIFRGMAKRIALLAEEKRENN; via the coding sequence GTGCCGCAACGTATTCTGGTGCTCGGCGCCAGCGGGTATATCGGTCAGCATCTGACCACTGCGTTAAGCCAGCAGGGGCACCAGGTGCTGGCAGCGGCACGCAACACGGAACGCCTGCAAAAGCTACATTTGCCTGGCGTGACGTGTCACAACGTTGACCTTAACTGGCCGAAAGCGCTTCCTGCGCTGCTGGAAGGGGTCGATACGCTTTACTACCTTGTCCACAGCATGGGCGAAGGCGGCGATTTTATCGCCCACGAGCGTCAGGTGGCGATGAACGTTCGTGATGCGCTGCGGCAAACGCCGGTGAAGCAGGTGATTTTTTTAAGCTCACTCCAGGCGCCTGAGAACGAGCAGTCAGATCATCTGCGCGCCCGACAGCTGACGGCAGAAACGCTGCGAAGCGCCCGTATCCCCGTCACCGAACTCCGGGCAGGGATCATCGTCGGCGCGGGTTCCGCCGCGTTCGAAGTGATGCGCGATATGGTCTACAACCTGCCTGTGCTGACGCCGCCGCGCTGGGTACGCTCGCGCACCACGCCCATTGCGCTGGAGAATTTACTCCACTATCTGGTGGCATTGCTGGATCACCCGGCGGAGCAGCATCGCGTGCTGGAGGCGGCAGGCCCGGAAGTGCTGAGCTATCAGGCGCAGTTCGAACATTTTATGCGGGTGAGCGGCCGCCGCCGCTGGCTGATCCCCATCCCCTTCCCGACCCGCTGGATATCAGTGTGGTTTTTGAATGTGATCACCTCCGTGCCGCCGACGACCGCCAAAGCGCTGATCCAGGGGCTGAAGCACGATCTGCTGGCGGACGATCGCGCGCTGCGCGCCTTAATCCCTCAGGAATTGATCCGCTTTGACGACGCGGTACGTAATACGCTGAAAGAAGAAGAGAAGCTGGTGAACTCCAGCGACTGGGGCTACGACGCGCAGGCGTTTGCCCGCTGGCGGCCCGAGTACGGCTATTATCCGAAACAGGCGGGCTGTACGGTCAAAACCACGGCCAGCCTTGCAGCGCTGTGGGAAGTTGTGAACCAGATTGGCGGCAAAGAGCGCTATTTCTTCGGCAATATTCTGTGGCAAACGCGCGGCGCGCTGGATCTGCTGGTCGGTCACCGGCTGGCAAAAGGCCGCCCTGCCCATCCCTGGCTGAAGGTGGGCGATACCGTCGACAGCTGGAAGGTGATTATCGTTGAGCCGGAAAAACAGCTGGCGCTGCTGTTTGGCATGAAGGCGCCAGGGCTGGGGCGGCTCTGCTTCACCCTGAAGGACAAGGGCGACCATCGTGAACTGGACGTTCGGGCATGGTGGCATCCGCACGGAATGCCGGGTCTGTTTTACTGGTTGCTGATGATCCCGGCACACCTGTTTATCTTCCGCGGAATGGCGAAACGGATTGCGCTACTGGCAGAAGAAAAGCGGGAAAATAACTAA
- the ltaE gene encoding low-specificity L-threonine aldolase: MIDLRSDTVTRPSRAMLEEMMAAPVGDDVYGDDPTVNELQRYAAELSGKEAALFLPTGTQANLVALLSHCERGEEYIVGQGAHNYLYEAGGAAVLGSIQPQPIDAAPDGTLPLDKVAAKIKADDIHFARTKLLSLENTHNGKVLPREYLKAAWDFTRERKLGLHVDGARIFNAVVEYGCELKEITQYCDSFTICLSKGLGTPVGSLLVGSADYIRRANRWRKMTGGGMRQAGILAAAGLYALKNNVSRLKDDHDNAAWMAAQLREIGAEVMRHDTNMLFVRVGDEHAAALGDFMKARGVLINASPVVRLVMHLDVNREQLTEVVKHWQAFLQR, encoded by the coding sequence ATGATTGATTTACGCAGTGATACCGTTACCCGCCCGAGCCGCGCCATGCTCGAAGAGATGATGGCCGCCCCGGTCGGGGACGACGTCTACGGCGATGACCCGACGGTCAACGAACTCCAGCGCTATGCGGCCGAGCTGAGCGGTAAAGAGGCTGCTCTGTTCCTGCCCACCGGCACGCAGGCTAACCTGGTGGCGCTGCTGAGCCACTGCGAGCGCGGCGAAGAGTATATCGTTGGCCAGGGGGCGCATAACTACCTGTACGAAGCCGGCGGCGCGGCGGTGCTCGGCAGCATCCAGCCGCAGCCGATCGATGCTGCGCCGGACGGTACGCTGCCGCTGGACAAAGTCGCGGCGAAAATCAAAGCTGACGATATTCACTTCGCCCGCACTAAACTGCTGAGCCTCGAAAACACCCATAACGGTAAAGTCCTGCCGCGTGAATACCTGAAAGCGGCATGGGATTTTACCCGCGAGCGCAAGCTCGGCCTCCACGTTGACGGCGCACGTATCTTCAACGCCGTGGTGGAGTACGGCTGCGAGCTGAAAGAGATCACCCAATATTGCGACTCGTTCACCATTTGCCTCTCTAAAGGGCTGGGCACGCCGGTAGGTTCCCTGCTGGTTGGCAGCGCAGACTACATCAGACGCGCCAACCGGTGGCGCAAAATGACCGGCGGCGGGATGCGTCAGGCGGGTATTCTGGCGGCTGCCGGACTGTACGCCCTGAAAAATAACGTGTCACGCCTGAAAGACGATCACGATAATGCGGCGTGGATGGCAGCGCAGCTGCGTGAAATCGGCGCTGAAGTCATGCGACACGACACCAACATGCTGTTTGTCCGCGTCGGCGATGAGCATGCTGCCGCGCTGGGCGACTTTATGAAAGCCCGAGGCGTGCTGATCAACGCCTCCCCGGTCGTGCGACTGGTGATGCATCTTGACGTTAACCGCGAGCAGTTGACCGAGGTGGTGAAACACTGGCAGGCGTTTTTACAGCGTTAA
- the poxB gene encoding ubiquinone-dependent pyruvate dehydrogenase, with translation MKQTVAAYIAKTLEQAGVKRIWGVTGDSLNGLSDSLNKMKTIEWMPTRHEEVAAFAAGAEAQLTGELAVCAGSCGPGNLHLINGLFDCHRNHVPVLAIAAHIPSSEIGSGYFQETHPQELFRECSHYCELVSSPEQIPQVLAIAMRKAILNRGVSVVVLPGDVALKAAPETATTHWYSAPQPTITPAEEELKKLAQLLRYSSNIALMCGSGCAGAHKELVEFAGKLKAPVVHALRGKEHVEYDNPYDVGMTGLIGFSSGFHTMMNADTLILLGTQFPYRAFYPTDAKIIQIDINPGSIGAHSKVDMALIGDIKSTLAALLPLLEEKTDRKFLDKALSDYRDARKGLDDLAKPSEKAIHPQYLAQQISHFADDDAIFTCDVGTPTVWAARYLKMNGKRRLLGSFNHGSMANAMPQALGAKATAPERQVVAMCGDGGFSMLMGDFLSVAQMKLPLKIVVFNNSVLGFVAMEMKAGGYLTDGTELHDTNFARIAEACGITGIRVEKASEVDDALQRAFAIDGPVLVDVVVAKEELAIPPQIKLEQAKGFSLYMLRAIISGRGDEVIELAKTNWLR, from the coding sequence ATGAAACAAACCGTGGCTGCATACATAGCGAAAACCCTGGAGCAGGCTGGCGTAAAGCGTATCTGGGGCGTCACCGGCGATTCGCTGAACGGACTCAGCGACAGCCTCAACAAGATGAAGACCATTGAATGGATGCCCACCCGCCATGAAGAGGTCGCCGCCTTTGCCGCCGGTGCCGAAGCGCAGCTCACGGGCGAACTCGCCGTCTGTGCAGGTTCCTGCGGACCGGGAAACCTGCACCTTATCAACGGTCTTTTCGACTGTCACCGCAACCATGTTCCGGTGCTGGCGATTGCCGCACATATTCCGTCATCCGAAATCGGCAGCGGCTATTTTCAGGAGACGCATCCGCAGGAGCTGTTCCGTGAATGCAGCCACTATTGCGAGCTGGTCTCATCACCGGAGCAGATCCCACAGGTGCTGGCGATAGCCATGCGTAAGGCGATCCTGAATCGCGGGGTTTCGGTGGTTGTGCTGCCGGGGGACGTGGCGCTGAAGGCCGCACCTGAAACCGCCACCACCCACTGGTACTCTGCGCCACAGCCAACCATTACCCCTGCCGAAGAAGAGCTGAAAAAGCTGGCGCAACTGCTGCGATACTCCAGCAATATCGCCCTGATGTGCGGCAGCGGCTGCGCCGGTGCGCATAAAGAGCTGGTGGAATTTGCCGGCAAGCTCAAGGCGCCAGTGGTGCATGCCCTGCGCGGGAAAGAGCACGTTGAATACGATAACCCGTACGATGTCGGCATGACCGGGCTGATCGGTTTTTCCAGCGGCTTCCACACCATGATGAACGCCGACACGCTGATCCTGCTCGGCACTCAGTTCCCGTACCGCGCGTTCTACCCGACGGATGCCAAAATTATCCAGATCGACATTAATCCCGGCAGCATCGGTGCGCACAGCAAGGTGGATATGGCGCTTATCGGCGATATCAAATCCACCCTCGCCGCCCTGCTGCCGCTACTGGAAGAAAAAACGGACCGCAAATTCCTCGATAAAGCCCTGAGCGACTATCGCGATGCGCGTAAGGGGCTGGACGATCTCGCCAAACCGAGCGAAAAAGCGATCCACCCGCAGTATCTGGCGCAGCAGATCAGCCACTTCGCCGACGACGATGCCATCTTCACCTGCGACGTGGGAACGCCCACCGTCTGGGCAGCACGCTACCTGAAAATGAACGGCAAACGACGCCTGCTTGGGTCGTTCAACCATGGCTCAATGGCCAACGCCATGCCGCAGGCGCTGGGCGCAAAGGCGACGGCACCGGAACGTCAGGTGGTGGCGATGTGTGGCGACGGCGGGTTCAGTATGCTGATGGGGGATTTCCTGTCGGTGGCGCAGATGAAGCTTCCGCTGAAAATCGTGGTCTTTAACAACAGCGTGCTGGGCTTCGTGGCGATGGAGATGAAGGCCGGAGGCTACCTCACGGACGGCACCGAGCTGCACGACACCAACTTCGCCCGCATCGCCGAAGCCTGCGGTATCACCGGTATTCGGGTGGAGAAAGCCTCAGAGGTGGACGACGCCCTGCAACGCGCCTTCGCCATCGACGGCCCGGTGCTGGTGGATGTGGTGGTCGCCAAAGAAGAGCTGGCGATCCCGCCTCAAATCAAGCTGGAACAGGCCAAAGGATTTAGCCTCTACATGCTGCGCGCCATCATCAGCGGGCGCGGTGACGAGGTGATCGAACTGGCAAAAACCAACTGGCTCAGGTAA
- the hcr gene encoding NADH oxidoreductase: MTMPTSQCPWRMQVHHIHQETPDVWTLSLLCHDYYPYRPGQYALVSVRNSANTLRAYTLSSTPGVSEYITLTVRRIDDGAGSEWLTRDVKRGDYIWLSDAQGEFTCDDKTEDKFLLLAAGCGVTPIMSMRRWLAKYRPQADVQVIFSVRSPEDVIFAEEWRNYPVTLVAEHNATHGFVAGRLSRELLQSVPDIANRTVMTCGPAPYMEIVEKEVKALGVTRFFKEQFFTPVAAAATSGMKFTKLQPAQTFFGRVGTTLLEALESNNVPVAAACRAGVCGCCKTKVISGEYTVTSTMTLTEAEIAEGYVLACSCHPQGDLVLA, from the coding sequence ATGACCATGCCAACCTCACAATGTCCGTGGCGGATGCAGGTTCATCACATCCATCAGGAGACGCCGGATGTGTGGACGCTGTCGCTGCTGTGCCATGACTACTACCCGTACCGCCCAGGTCAGTATGCGCTGGTTAGCGTGCGTAATTCGGCGAATACCCTGCGCGCCTACACCCTCTCCTCCACGCCGGGCGTGAGCGAATACATTACGCTCACCGTCCGTCGTATTGATGACGGCGCAGGATCCGAGTGGCTGACCCGGGACGTGAAGCGCGGGGATTACATCTGGCTGTCTGACGCGCAGGGCGAGTTTACCTGTGACGACAAGACTGAAGATAAATTCCTGCTGCTGGCGGCAGGCTGTGGCGTGACGCCGATTATGTCGATGCGTCGCTGGCTGGCGAAATACCGTCCTCAGGCCGACGTGCAGGTGATTTTCAGCGTGCGTTCCCCGGAAGATGTGATTTTTGCCGAAGAATGGCGCAACTACCCGGTGACGCTGGTGGCTGAGCACAACGCGACGCACGGTTTTGTCGCGGGGCGCCTGAGCCGCGAGCTGCTGCAAAGCGTGCCGGATATTGCGAACCGTACCGTGATGACCTGCGGCCCGGCGCCTTATATGGAGATCGTGGAGAAAGAAGTGAAAGCGCTCGGCGTGACCCGCTTCTTCAAAGAGCAGTTCTTCACGCCTGTAGCGGCAGCGGCGACCAGCGGGATGAAGTTCACGAAGCTGCAACCGGCGCAGACTTTCTTTGGCCGCGTGGGCACCACGCTGCTTGAAGCGCTGGAAAGCAACAACGTGCCGGTAGCGGCGGCCTGTCGCGCCGGGGTGTGCGGTTGCTGTAAGACCAAAGTGATTTCCGGTGAGTACACGGTCACCAGCACCATGACGCTGACCGAAGCGGAAATTGCCGAGGGCTATGTGCTGGCATGTTCGTGCCATCCGCAGGGCGATCTTGTGCTCGCATAA
- the hcp gene encoding hydroxylamine reductase has protein sequence MFCVQCEQTIRTPAGNGCSYAQGMCGKTAETSDLQDLLIAALQGLSAWAFKAREYGIVDHYVDSFAPRAFFSTLTNVNFDSPRIVGYAREAIALREALKAQCLNADASARVDNPMAELQLVSDDLGELQRQAAEFTPNKDKAAIGENILGLRLLCLYGLKGAAAYMEHAHVLGQYDNAIYAQYHKIMAWLGTWPSDMNALLECSMEIGQMNFKVMSILDAGETSTYGHPTPTQVNVKATEGKCILISGHDLKDLYNLLKQTEGTGVNVYTHGEMLPAHGYPELRKFKHLIGNYGSGWQNQQVEFARFPGPIVMTSNCIIDPTVGAYDDRIWTRSIVGWPGVSHLEGDDFGPVIAQAQQMAGFPYSEIPHLITVGFGRETLLGAADSLIDLVSREKLRHIFLIGGCDGARGERNYFTDFATRVPEDCLILTLACGKYRFNKLDFGNIEGLPRLVDAGQCNDAYSAIILAVTLAEKLGCGVNDLPLSLVLSWFEQKAIVILLTLLSLGVTNIVTGPTAPGFLTPDLLAILNEKFGLRSVTNVEDDMKQLLSA, from the coding sequence ATGTTTTGTGTGCAATGTGAACAAACCATCCGTACCCCAGCAGGCAACGGCTGCTCTTACGCGCAGGGTATGTGCGGCAAAACCGCAGAAACGTCCGATCTCCAGGATCTGCTGATTGCGGCGCTGCAAGGCTTGTCCGCCTGGGCCTTCAAAGCCCGTGAATATGGCATTGTCGATCACTATGTCGACAGCTTTGCGCCGCGCGCATTTTTCTCCACGCTGACCAACGTTAACTTCGATTCTCCACGCATTGTGGGCTATGCCCGCGAAGCGATTGCCCTGCGTGAAGCCCTGAAAGCGCAGTGCCTGAATGCCGACGCCAGCGCCCGCGTGGACAACCCGATGGCGGAGCTACAGCTGGTGAGCGACGACCTGGGCGAGCTACAGCGTCAGGCCGCAGAATTCACCCCAAATAAGGACAAAGCGGCAATTGGCGAGAACATCCTCGGCCTGCGCCTGCTGTGCCTGTACGGTCTGAAAGGTGCTGCGGCCTATATGGAGCACGCGCACGTACTCGGCCAGTACGATAACGCTATTTACGCCCAGTACCACAAAATCATGGCATGGCTGGGCACCTGGCCTTCCGACATGAACGCCCTGCTGGAATGCTCGATGGAAATCGGCCAGATGAACTTCAAAGTGATGAGTATTCTGGATGCCGGTGAAACCAGCACCTACGGCCACCCAACGCCAACGCAGGTCAACGTCAAAGCGACCGAAGGCAAATGCATCCTGATCTCCGGTCATGACCTGAAAGATCTCTACAACCTGCTGAAGCAGACCGAAGGCACTGGCGTTAACGTCTATACCCACGGCGAAATGCTGCCCGCGCACGGCTACCCGGAGCTGCGTAAATTTAAGCATCTGATCGGTAACTACGGCAGCGGCTGGCAGAACCAGCAGGTGGAGTTCGCCCGCTTCCCTGGCCCAATTGTTATGACCTCTAACTGCATCATCGACCCGACCGTCGGCGCGTATGACGACCGTATCTGGACCCGCAGCATCGTCGGCTGGCCGGGCGTGAGCCACCTTGAAGGCGACGATTTCGGTCCGGTTATCGCTCAGGCGCAGCAGATGGCAGGCTTCCCGTACAGCGAAATCCCGCACCTCATCACCGTCGGTTTTGGCCGTGAAACCCTGCTGGGTGCGGCGGATTCCCTGATTGACCTCGTCAGTCGTGAAAAACTGCGTCACATCTTCCTTATCGGCGGCTGTGACGGCGCGCGCGGGGAACGTAACTACTTCACCGATTTCGCCACCCGCGTACCGGAAGACTGCCTGATCCTGACCCTGGCCTGCGGTAAGTACCGTTTCAACAAGCTGGACTTCGGCAACATCGAAGGTCTGCCGCGCCTGGTGGATGCGGGTCAGTGTAACGATGCGTATTCAGCCATCATTCTGGCGGTCACGCTGGCAGAGAAACTGGGCTGCGGCGTGAACGACCTGCCGCTGTCGCTGGTGCTCTCCTGGTTCGAGCAGAAAGCGATCGTTATTCTGTTGACCCTGCTCTCTCTCGGCGTGACCAACATCGTCACCGGGCCGACTGCGCCAGGCTTCCTGACGCCGGACCTGCTGGCCATCCTGAACGAGAAATTTGGTCTGCGTTCCGTGACCAACGTTGAAGATGATATGAAGCAACTGCTGAGCGCGTAA
- a CDS encoding lysine exporter LysO family protein, with product MFSGLLIILLPLIAGYLIPLRHESALKLINRFLSWIVYVILFFMGISLAFLDNLATNLLSILHYSAVTVVVILLCNIAALFWLERTIPWKNHHHQEKLPSRIAMALESLKLCGVVVLGFLLGLTGWAFLQHATEASEYTLIFLLFLIGIQLRNNGMTLKQIVLNRRGMMVAVIVVASSLAGGVINAFILDLPLKTSLAMASGFGWYSLSGILLTESFGPVIGSAAFFNDLARELIAIMLIPGLVRRSRSTALGLCGATSMDFTLPVLQRSGGLEMVPAAIVHGFILSLLVPILMAFFSA from the coding sequence ATGTTCTCAGGACTCCTCATCATTCTTCTGCCCCTGATTGCGGGCTACCTTATTCCGCTGCGTCATGAATCGGCCTTAAAGCTTATTAATCGTTTTCTCAGCTGGATTGTTTACGTCATTCTGTTCTTTATGGGGATCAGCCTGGCCTTCCTGGATAATCTGGCGACGAACTTGCTTTCCATCCTGCATTATTCTGCGGTTACGGTAGTGGTTATTCTGCTGTGCAATATTGCCGCGCTGTTCTGGTTGGAACGCACTATTCCCTGGAAAAATCACCATCATCAGGAAAAGCTTCCCTCCCGTATTGCGATGGCGCTGGAATCATTAAAGCTGTGCGGCGTGGTGGTACTCGGTTTTTTACTGGGTCTGACCGGCTGGGCATTTTTACAGCACGCAACGGAAGCCAGCGAATATACGCTTATTTTCCTGCTCTTCCTGATTGGTATTCAGCTGCGAAATAATGGCATGACGCTGAAACAGATTGTCCTTAACCGCCGGGGCATGATGGTTGCCGTTATCGTTGTGGCCAGCTCACTGGCGGGGGGAGTGATTAACGCCTTTATTCTCGATCTGCCGCTGAAAACCAGCCTGGCGATGGCGTCCGGTTTCGGCTGGTATTCGCTCTCAGGTATTCTGCTGACCGAATCGTTTGGTCCGGTGATCGGCAGCGCCGCCTTCTTTAACGATCTGGCGCGCGAGCTGATAGCCATCATGCTGATCCCCGGCCTGGTACGCCGCAGCCGCTCTACTGCGCTGGGCCTGTGCGGGGCCACCTCAATGGACTTTACCCTGCCGGTGTTACAGCGCTCGGGAGGGCTGGAGATGGTTCCTGCCGCCATTGTACACGGCTTTATTCTGAGCCTGCTGGTACCCATTCTGATGGCGTTCTTCTCAGCCTGA
- the aqpZ gene encoding aquaporin Z codes for MFRKLAAECFGTFWLVFGGCGSAVLAAAFPELGIGFVGVALAFGLTVLTMAFAVGHISGGHFNPAVTLGLWAGGRFPAKDIIGYIIAQVIGGIIAAAVLYVIASGKAGFDAAASGFASNGFGEHSPGGYSMLSAIVIEIVLTAGFLLVIHGATDKYAPAGFAPIAIGLALTLIHLISIPVTNTSVNPARSTAVAIFQGGWALEQLWLFWVMPIIGGILGGVLYRTLLEKRD; via the coding sequence ATGTTCAGAAAATTAGCGGCAGAATGCTTTGGCACATTCTGGCTGGTGTTTGGTGGCTGCGGTAGCGCAGTACTGGCAGCCGCATTTCCGGAATTAGGTATTGGATTTGTCGGCGTCGCGCTGGCATTCGGTTTAACCGTATTAACCATGGCATTCGCCGTGGGGCATATTTCCGGCGGTCATTTCAACCCGGCCGTCACATTAGGTTTATGGGCGGGCGGACGTTTCCCGGCGAAAGATATTATTGGCTATATTATTGCCCAGGTTATTGGCGGTATTATTGCCGCGGCGGTGCTGTACGTAATTGCCAGCGGAAAAGCCGGGTTTGACGCCGCGGCCAGCGGATTTGCGTCGAACGGCTTCGGCGAACACTCGCCAGGCGGCTACTCAATGCTGTCTGCTATCGTGATTGAAATTGTGCTCACCGCAGGTTTCCTGTTGGTGATCCACGGCGCAACGGACAAATACGCGCCTGCGGGCTTTGCCCCCATCGCTATTGGTCTGGCGCTGACGCTGATCCACCTCATCTCCATCCCGGTGACCAACACCTCCGTTAACCCGGCGCGCAGCACCGCGGTGGCTATTTTCCAGGGCGGCTGGGCGCTTGAACAGCTGTGGCTATTCTGGGTGATGCCAATTATCGGCGGTATTCTGGGCGGCGTGCTGTATCGCACCCTGCTGGAAAAACGCGATTAA